From Chitinivibrionales bacterium:
CACGCTCACGGGGATGCCCGCGAGCTATCATGCCTGGTACAAGTACAGCGATTTTGCGTCCGTAACACTCGATTCCGGCATTCAGGTGATGCAATTCCAGAACGGATCCATGCATCTCAACCAGGACTTCCTGTATATTGCCGCGGATTCCGGCCAATTCATCACTGGCGTTGAGCAAAGGCCGATGCCCTCGGCACGCGCACCGGTCTTCGGTCTGTCAATCAGCCGTGAAACGGTCCGCTTTACGCTTCCCGATGCGGGAAAGACGAAAATATCCTTGTTCGATTGCCTCGGCAGGGAAATGTTCACCTTCCTCGATCGGAGTACGGCGCCGGGGAGCCACGCAGTCCCGTTGAATGCAGCGGGAATGAAAAATGGTATTTACTTTGTGCGAATGACGCACGGAAATTCGAGCAGCGTGGTAAAATTTGAGCTGACCAGGTAGTCGATAACTAGTGATACCCCCCAAACCCCGGGGAAATTTTCCCGGGGTTTTTATGGAAAAAATCCTATTTGTTAATTTCAGATATTTTTTTGTTTGCAATGACAGAAAACCTGCGCGGCTCAGGTTTTAGCGCCCTTGTCGGAAGCGCGAGCCCAATTTATATTATCAAACCGACAGGACGCAGAACCGGTTGTAAAGCATGTGAAAAAGAAGGAAGGCCCTATGAAACAATGGCTTTTACTGATGGCTTCTTGCCTTTTCCTGGTTGTTGGATGCGCCAACAATCCGACCCAGCCCCCACCTGCAGCACCTACTGCTCCGACCAGTGTATCCGCCATAGCAGGCGGCAATTCGGTTACGGTGGCGTGGGATACCGTTATTGGGGCAAAAAATTACAATCTGTATTATAAACAGGGGACAACGGTAGATACAGCAAGCGGAACAAAACTCACTGGTGTGAAGTCACCGGATACTGTAATTGGCTTGACGGCTGGAACCCAGTACGCCTTTGCCGTATGCGCAGCGAATGCAGGAGGAGAATCGGGCTTGAGCGGAGTGCAGGCCGCGACGCCTGAGTTGGTCGACATCGACGGAAATGTGTATCATACGGTCACAATAGGCACGCAGGTTTGGATGGCGGAGAACCTAAGGACAACAAAGTTTAATGACGGCACGGCGATACCGTTGGTTACCGTTGATACAGAATGGGCCGCGCTCACAACACCCGGCTATTGCTGGTACGATGATTCAGACTCTTACAAGGCGACCTATGGCGCTCTTTACAATTGGTATGCGGTAAACACCGGCAAACTGGCCCCAAAAGGCTGGCATGTGCCGACCGACTCGGAATGGACAGTGCTCTTCACATTTCTGGGCGGCACAAACGTGGCCGGGGGAAAACTGAAGGAAACCGGGACGGCGCACTGGGATTCTCCCAACACCGGTGCAACCGATGATTATGGATTCGGGGCGCTTCCGGGCGGTTGGCGTATGTTCCTTGGGTCATTCTACTATATAGGCTCCCTGGGTTATTTGTGGACGGCTACGGCACACGACG
This genomic window contains:
- a CDS encoding FISUMP domain-containing protein, which translates into the protein MKQWLLLMASCLFLVVGCANNPTQPPPAAPTAPTSVSAIAGGNSVTVAWDTVIGAKNYNLYYKQGTTVDTASGTKLTGVKSPDTVIGLTAGTQYAFAVCAANAGGESGLSGVQAATPELVDIDGNVYHTVTIGTQVWMAENLRTTKFNDGTAIPLVTVDTEWAALTTPGYCWYDDSDSYKATYGALYNWYAVNTGKLAPKGWHVPTDSEWTVLFTFLGGTNVAGGKLKETGTAHWDSPNTGATDDYGFGALPGGWRMFLGSFYYIGSLGYLWTATAHDATSAQDIAFVSDNTYVGRYFNANQCGIGVRCVRDN